One genomic window of Diospyros lotus cultivar Yz01 chromosome 8, ASM1463336v1, whole genome shotgun sequence includes the following:
- the LOC127807736 gene encoding probable indole-3-pyruvate monooxygenase YUCCA10, which produces MNQETVAAIVGAGPAGVATAACLNLLSIPNIVLEREDCCASLWKKRSYERLKLHIPKQYCHLPNMPFPSDEPTFVSRTGFIQYLDNYVSHFNVNPLYCRSVESASYSEIDGKWRLVAENLVSNETEVYASEFLVVATGENGEGFVLEVLGLDGFEGEVIHSSKYENGRRFGRKDVLVVGTGNSGMEIAYDLANWGAKPYISVRSPVHVISKEMGQLGLFLLKFLPCDTVDKIIVMLSKFKYGDFFDYGLERPSKGPFHLKQVSGRSPVIDVGTMDKIKTGEIQIMPSINSIVDGDTIEFANGKTKPFEAIIFATGYRSTVMKWLQDDGEHFNKDGMPKQRAPNHWKGKNGLYCVGFARAGLFGISKDAQNIAQDISFNLQQNKMWPPLMNALKGQPLVESKSCSCFN; this is translated from the exons atgaaccaagaaacaGTGGCGGCCATTGTCGGAGCAGGCCCCGCCGGCGTAGCCACGGCGGCCTGTCTCAACCTTCTCTCCATTCCCAACATAGTTCTAGAGAGAGAAGATTGCTGCGCCTCCTTGTGGAAGAAGAGGTCGTATGAGCGCTTGAAGCTTCACATTCCGAAGCAATATTGCCATCTCCCAAACATGCCCTTCCCGTCCGATGAGCCCACATTCGTCTCCAGAACTGGCTTCATACAGTACTTGGACAACTATGTTTCCCATTTCAATGTCAACCCTTTGTATTGCCGCTCTGTGGAGTCTGCAAGTTACAGTGAGATTGACGGAAAATGGCGTCTGGTGGCTGAAAACTTGGTCTCTAATGAGACCGAAGTCTATGCTTCGGAGTTTCTAGTCGTTGCCACTGGCGAAAACGGTGAGGGATTTGTGCTAGAGGTTTTGGGGTTGGATGGCTTTGAAGGGGAAGTCATCCATTCAAGCAAGTACGAGAATGGCCGGAGATTTGGTCGGAAAGATGTGCTGGTTGTCGGCACTGGGAATTCCGGCATGGAGATCGCGTATGATCTCGCAAACTGGGGCGCCAAACCCTATATTTCTGTTCGCAGCCcg GTGCATGTGATCAGCAAGGAAATGGGACAACTGGGATTGTTCTTGTTGAAGTTCTTGCCATGTGATACAGTGGATAAGATAATTGTGATGCTGAGCAAATTCAAGTATGGAGATTTCTTTGATTATGGACTCGAAAGGCCATCAAAGGGACCCTTCCATCTCAAACAGGTGAGCGGCCGGTCGCCGGTCATCGACGTCGGAACCATGGACAAAATCAAGACAGGAGAAATACAG ATCATGCCATCGATAAACAGCATAGTGGATGGGGACACAATTGAATTTGCAAATGGCAAGACAAAGCCATTTGAGGCTATAATCTTTGCTACTGGCTACAGAAGCACAGTGATGAAATGGCtccag GATGATGGAGAGCACTTCAACAAAGATGGGATGCCCAAGCAAAGAGCTCCAAATCACTGGAAAGGAAAGAACGGTCTTTACTGTGTTGGGTTTGCAAGAGCGGGACTGTTTGGCATTTCCAAGGATGCACAGAACATAGCTCAGGATATTAGCTTCAACCTCCAGCAAAACAAAATGTGGCCGCCATTGATGAATGCTCTCAAAGGGCAACCCCTTGTTGAAAGCAAATCTTGTAGCTGTTTCAATTAG
- the LOC127807737 gene encoding uncharacterized protein LOC127807737, whose product MEKWENLRHPNQYIERRIHKQTEKEEKQNCLLLKTSIESVKWLALQGCAFRGHDESPESTNRGNYIELIKLHGRTNKEIDDVVLENAAKNAKYTSPRIQKEILKIIADYVRHKIREEIGDAKFCILVDEAVDESHKEQMAIILRYVDGDGFVRERFFEVVSVKDTNALTFKKKICTVLNQYNLLVTNLQGQGYDGASNMRGEWNGLQALFLRECPSAYYIHCFAHRLQLALVAVAKDVHDVWLFFQSLSSIVNFVGASAKRHSQLKSIREDEIIDLIAAGEVPTGTEANQVCTLQRAGATRWGSHFAFVKRLIEMFGSTCTLFANLINEGSNNNICGEAKGALKVMKTFEFVFILLLMHEVLEKSDILCQALQMKDQDILNAMNFVSTTKILLQEMRDDRWESFIWYVVQFCRSNDVDIPKLTDRYMDGTRRSCQQKNNITMEDYYHFQIFNVVIDFQLMELNNRFTEKTIELLKLCEALSPTYGFKSFSIDAICGLVEEFYPLDFNNEEISDLMRQLDHYKFDVIRHSQFQNLNSLPQLCRMLVETNRSYHYLLIDRLIRLVLTLLVSIATTEQAFLGMKLIKSSLHNKIENDFLANVMTIYIERKIALGIDTEELIDKFDLLKNRRLRL is encoded by the coding sequence atggaaaaatgggaaaactTGAGACATCCAAATCAATATATTGAGAGAAGGATACACAAACAAactgaaaaagaagagaaacagAATTGTTTGCTTTTAAAGACCTCCATAGAGAGTGTGAAATGGTTAGCATTGCAAGGTTGTGCATTTAGAGGTCATGATGAGTCTCCCGAGTCTACTAACCGTGGGAATTATATTGAATTGATCAAATTGCACGGAAGAACAAACAAAGAAATTGATGATGTTGTTCTAGAAAATGCAGCTAAAAATGCCAAGTACACATCACCACGTATTCAAAAagagatattaaaaattattgctgATTATGTGCGACATAAAATTCGTGAAGAAATTGGAGATGCTAAATTTTGCATTCTTGTTGATGAAGCAGTTGATGAATCACATAAAGAACAAATGGCtatcattttgagatatgttgatgGTGATGGATTTGTTAGAGAACGATTTTTTGAAGTTGTGAGTGTCAAAGATACAAATGCTTtgacttttaaaaaaaagatatgtACTGTATTAAACCAATACAATCTGTTGGTTACAAATTTACAAGGTCAGGGGTATGATGGTGCTAGCAACATGCGGGGAGAATGGAATGGATTGCAAGCATTATTTCTTAGAGAATGCCCATCTGCTTATTACATTCATTGTTTTGCTCATCGTCTACAGTTAGCTTTAGTTGCAGTAGCTAAGGATGTACATGATGTGTGGCTATTTTTTCAATCATTAAGTTCTATTGTCAACTTTGTTGGTGCTTCTGCTAAGCGTCATTCTCAATTAAAGTCAATTCGAGAGGATGAAATTATAGATTTGATAGCAGCAGGAGAAGTTCCAACTGGTACTGAGGCCAATCAGGTTTGTACTTTGCAACGAGCTGGAGCTACTCGTTGGGGTTCACATTTTGCCTTTGTTAAAagattgattgagatgtttGGTTCTACTTGTACGCTTTTTGCAAATCTTATTAATGAGGGGTCGAACAATAATATATGTGGGGAGGCTAAGGGTGCTTTGAAAGTTATGAAAACATTTGAATTtgtatttatcttgttgttgaTGCATGAAGTGTTGGAAAAATCTGATATTTTGTGTCAAGCATTGCAAATGAAAGATCAAGACATTTTGAATGCAATGAATTTTGTCTCAACTACAAAGATTCTTCTTCAAGAGATGCGTGATGATCGATGGGAAAGTTTTATTTGGTATGTGGTGCAATTTTGTAGAAGTAATGATGTTGATATTCCAAAATTAACTGATCGTTATATGGATGGTACAAGACGTTCTtgtcaacaaaaaaataatattacaatgGAGGACTACTATcactttcaaatatttaatgttGTAATAGATTTTCAGTTGATGGAGTTGAATAATAGATTTACCGAGAAAACAATAGAACTTCTTAAGTTATGCGAGGCTTTAAGTCCTACATATGGTTTCAAATCATTCTCTATAGATGCTATTTGTGGTTTAGTTGAGGAATTTTATCCTTTGGATTTTAATAATGAAGAGATAAGTGATTTGATGAGACAGTTGGATCACTACAAGTTTGATGTAATTCGGCATTCGCAGTTTCAGAATCTTAATTCGCTTCCTCAATTATGTCGGATGTTGGTTGAAACGAATAGGTCATATCATTATTTATTGATTGATAGATTGATTCGTCTAGTATTGACTCTTCTAGTTTCTATAGCAACAACAGAACAGGCTTTTTTAGGGATGAAACTCATCAAATCATCACTTcacaataaaatagaaaatgactTCCTAGCAAACGTCATGACTATCTACATTGAGAGGAAGATTGCTCTTGGTATTGATACAGAAGAACTCATTGACAAGTTTGATCTTTTGAAGAATCGCAGATTACGGCTTTAA